A portion of the Hyalangium minutum genome contains these proteins:
- a CDS encoding TonB-dependent receptor has translation MSRALLLLLLLIAGAAQGADVADEAEFHFRRGLAFQRQGRFEDALQEFYASNRLVPNRNVQLNIASTLGRLQLYDEAFRAYSELARQPLPQDERKDVDQALAYLRPRLALVRVESTPPGASIFVGRRDLGALGSTPKTLALKPGRHRILLDLDGYRSAELEVEVVRGREVLATGELALIVGGLDIRGVPPQAEIRLEETGEVLRTGPGEVKNLRPGRMLLRVVAPGFLPDLEDIEVVADQTRPVELRLVPEPPAPRLTGSLVVRANVDGAVVLVDDREVGFTPAVIEGVDAGRRVVEVRQEGLEPFRTEVELKDRQLLPVEAKLKPLRLEVAGATQRQIRLEDAPASTTIITAEELRLFGYRTVAEALRSVRSLQVWTDRLYDSAGMRGFGVPENANARILVLLNGHPLNDIARGYGPLGMDLGIDMAQVERIEVVRGEGMVFGTTAFLGLVNVVTRRPEDGVHVRFSLSANTLPGADFQSMASTKSGERELVVLAGAGRSIGDPLPLPSTETLLSDLETSQRVFAFGRYKNFALTSGLIHRTKQVPTGFLWAGASAVQATDLRGFAALQYSRTYPGGSFLLSRVALDVSDYSLRTPSTAAPESQGSETGQGVSLSGEVRFEWARSNTSRIILGTALQQSLSLDGTLQAGNGPKVDLYPGQRTEFTLYGSYEWAPKPWFLLHFGSRINPVRESLRARGAFDQVFKLAPVLAIVSKPYEGGSLKFTSGVTGRGPSERELRYDFRPFDRIRPTELNSESHFSLALEHTHTVSDETSIIVGAFLNSYGDIVRTMPGSTPPYRYSASGPFGLGGTEFELRYAPGTGQLVSLSGYLQTRLDEPGQVIREEGNEETTEQQLVNSAEHAISARFGLPILKQGLVAGAELVFTGARYDFSGRRIPQSLYMNLVMSGQFQPWQLRYYGGVYNLLDERALTPISPDYQRPSVPQYGREVRLGLSRSF, from the coding sequence ATGAGCCGTGCGCTGCTCCTGCTCCTCCTGCTGATCGCTGGCGCGGCCCAGGGTGCGGATGTCGCGGACGAGGCCGAGTTCCACTTCCGCCGGGGCCTCGCCTTCCAGCGCCAGGGCCGCTTCGAGGACGCGCTTCAGGAGTTCTACGCGTCCAACCGGCTGGTGCCCAACCGGAACGTGCAGCTGAACATCGCCTCCACGCTGGGCCGGCTGCAGCTCTACGACGAGGCCTTCCGCGCCTACTCCGAGCTCGCCCGGCAGCCCCTCCCCCAGGATGAGCGCAAGGACGTGGATCAGGCCCTCGCCTACCTCCGCCCGAGGCTGGCCCTCGTCCGCGTGGAGTCCACCCCTCCTGGTGCCTCCATCTTCGTCGGCCGGCGAGATCTCGGGGCGCTCGGGTCCACCCCGAAGACACTGGCGCTCAAGCCTGGCCGCCACCGCATCCTGCTGGACCTCGACGGCTACCGCTCGGCCGAGCTCGAGGTGGAGGTGGTACGCGGGCGCGAGGTGCTGGCCACCGGCGAGCTGGCCCTCATCGTGGGCGGGCTCGACATCCGCGGCGTGCCCCCGCAGGCCGAGATCCGGCTCGAGGAGACCGGAGAGGTGCTGCGGACAGGCCCCGGAGAGGTGAAGAACCTGCGGCCCGGGCGCATGCTCCTGCGCGTGGTGGCGCCCGGCTTCCTCCCGGACCTAGAGGATATCGAGGTGGTGGCGGACCAGACGCGCCCCGTGGAGCTCCGGCTCGTGCCCGAGCCCCCCGCGCCCCGGCTCACCGGAAGCCTGGTGGTTCGGGCCAACGTCGACGGCGCGGTGGTGCTGGTGGATGACCGGGAGGTGGGCTTCACCCCCGCCGTCATCGAGGGCGTCGATGCCGGACGACGCGTGGTGGAGGTTCGCCAAGAGGGCCTCGAGCCCTTCCGCACCGAGGTGGAGCTGAAGGATCGGCAGTTGCTCCCCGTGGAGGCCAAGCTCAAGCCGCTGCGGCTGGAGGTCGCCGGTGCCACCCAGCGGCAGATCCGCCTCGAGGACGCGCCCGCATCCACCACCATCATCACCGCCGAGGAGCTGCGCCTGTTCGGCTACCGCACGGTGGCCGAGGCCCTGCGCTCGGTGCGCAGCCTCCAGGTGTGGACCGACCGGCTCTATGACTCCGCGGGCATGCGCGGCTTCGGCGTGCCGGAGAACGCCAACGCACGCATCCTCGTGCTGCTCAACGGGCACCCTCTCAACGACATTGCCCGCGGCTACGGCCCGCTCGGAATGGACCTGGGCATCGACATGGCCCAGGTGGAGCGCATCGAGGTGGTGCGCGGCGAGGGCATGGTCTTCGGCACCACCGCCTTCCTCGGCCTCGTCAACGTGGTGACGCGGCGCCCCGAGGACGGCGTGCACGTGCGCTTCAGCCTGAGCGCCAACACCCTGCCCGGCGCGGACTTCCAGTCGATGGCCTCGACCAAGAGCGGCGAGCGAGAGCTGGTGGTGCTGGCGGGAGCTGGGCGCTCGATCGGGGATCCGCTCCCCCTGCCTTCCACGGAGACGCTGCTCTCCGACCTGGAGACCTCTCAGCGCGTCTTCGCCTTCGGGCGGTACAAGAATTTCGCGCTCACCTCCGGGCTCATCCACCGCACCAAGCAGGTCCCCACCGGCTTCCTTTGGGCGGGAGCCTCGGCTGTCCAGGCCACGGATCTGCGGGGGTTCGCGGCCCTGCAGTACAGCCGCACCTACCCCGGGGGCAGCTTCCTGCTGTCGCGGGTGGCGCTCGACGTGAGCGACTACTCGTTGCGCACGCCATCCACCGCCGCCCCCGAGTCTCAGGGCTCGGAGACCGGCCAAGGGGTGAGCCTCTCGGGAGAGGTCCGGTTCGAGTGGGCGCGCTCGAACACCAGCCGCATCATCCTGGGCACAGCGCTCCAGCAGTCGTTGTCCCTGGACGGAACACTCCAAGCGGGCAACGGCCCCAAGGTGGACCTCTACCCTGGCCAGCGCACCGAGTTCACGCTCTATGGCAGCTACGAGTGGGCGCCCAAGCCGTGGTTCCTCCTCCACTTCGGCTCACGCATCAACCCCGTGCGCGAGAGCCTCCGGGCCCGCGGGGCGTTCGATCAGGTCTTCAAGCTGGCACCGGTGCTGGCCATCGTCAGCAAGCCCTACGAGGGCGGCAGCCTCAAGTTCACCTCGGGCGTCACCGGGCGAGGCCCCAGCGAGCGCGAGCTCCGGTACGATTTCCGGCCCTTCGACCGGATCAGGCCCACGGAGCTGAACTCGGAGAGCCACTTCAGCCTGGCGCTCGAGCACACGCACACCGTGAGCGATGAGACGAGCATCATCGTCGGCGCGTTCCTCAACTCCTACGGAGACATCGTCCGTACCATGCCCGGCTCGACGCCGCCCTACCGGTACTCGGCCTCGGGGCCTTTCGGCTTGGGAGGCACGGAGTTCGAGCTGCGCTACGCCCCGGGCACGGGACAGCTCGTGAGCCTCTCCGGCTATCTGCAGACCCGCCTCGATGAGCCCGGACAGGTGATTCGAGAGGAAGGAAATGAGGAGACCACCGAGCAGCAACTGGTGAACTCGGCCGAGCACGCCATCTCCGCGCGCTTCGGCCTCCCCATCCTGAAACAGGGACTGGTTGCGGGCGCGGAGCTGGTGTTCACCGGCGCCCGCTACGACTTCAGCGGGCGGCGCATTCCCCAGTCGCTGTACATGAACCTGGTGATGTCCGGTCAGTTCCAGCCCTGGCAGCTCCGCTACTACGGCGGCGTGTACAACCTGCTCGACGAGCGGGCGCTGACGCCCATCAGCCCCGATTACCAGCGCCCCAGCGTGCCTCAGTACGGCCGCGAGGTCCGCCTGGGCCTGTCGAGATCCTTCTGA
- a CDS encoding serine/threonine-protein kinase yields the protein MGEPFGHYELLQPLATGGMGQLYLARNRAEGFQKLVVVKMLLAHLSRDQGFMTMFLDEARIAAQLNHPHICQIFELGEHAGTHYLAMEYVPGVDLRSLQQHLAERGARLPPALACRIIADAASALHYAHELTDDSGQPLGIVHRDVSPSNVLVSFEGAVKLIDFGIAKAAGRAANTTAAGQLKGKFAYMSPEQAEGEPLDARSDLFSLGLVLHELLTGQRALQRDSDPGTLKAAREANIAPPSTLNPACTVDLDAVVMRALARRPEDRYANSSQFALALEDWLLKNQQPSSLAHLAAFLRSAYPDYKERSRVRAEITPNTGLDSTFVRTPSGATPQPSGLTRTYLTPERGALPPSDAPAPSAPPSPTAPHAPHKGRRLALFGAFALMLAGGAVFLARPGSPPVPMPPVPPAAAAELPTLTIVSHPSEVEVRVGGDFKGKTPLTLPIQPGTRVALTLQAPGLESIQHTHVMGESAELRFTLNLKKVTVTVTSKPLGATVRRDGQSLGETPMKLALTPNEPVKLSLSLKGYTSQDIELVPQEGATREVKLNKAALPNSTPFGKTMDQR from the coding sequence ATGGGCGAACCTTTTGGCCACTACGAGCTGCTCCAGCCCCTCGCCACCGGGGGCATGGGACAGCTCTACCTCGCTCGCAACCGCGCCGAAGGCTTCCAGAAGCTCGTCGTCGTCAAGATGCTCCTGGCCCACCTGTCCCGGGACCAGGGCTTCATGACCATGTTCCTCGACGAGGCTCGGATCGCCGCCCAGCTCAATCACCCCCACATCTGCCAGATCTTCGAGCTGGGCGAGCACGCCGGGACCCATTACCTCGCCATGGAGTATGTGCCCGGCGTCGACCTCCGCTCGCTCCAGCAGCACCTTGCCGAGCGCGGCGCCCGGCTCCCTCCTGCCCTCGCCTGCCGGATCATCGCGGATGCCGCCTCCGCCCTGCACTACGCCCACGAGCTCACCGACGACAGCGGCCAGCCGCTCGGCATCGTCCACCGCGACGTCTCGCCCTCCAATGTCCTCGTGAGCTTCGAGGGCGCCGTCAAGCTGATCGACTTCGGCATCGCCAAGGCCGCAGGACGCGCCGCCAACACCACCGCCGCAGGCCAGCTCAAGGGCAAGTTCGCCTATATGTCGCCGGAGCAGGCCGAGGGTGAGCCGCTCGATGCCCGCAGCGATCTCTTCTCCCTGGGCCTCGTCCTCCACGAGCTGCTCACAGGCCAACGGGCCCTGCAACGCGACTCGGACCCTGGCACGCTGAAGGCCGCCCGCGAGGCCAACATCGCGCCGCCCTCCACCCTGAACCCTGCGTGCACGGTGGACCTGGATGCCGTGGTGATGCGCGCGCTCGCCCGCCGCCCCGAGGACCGCTACGCCAACTCCAGCCAGTTCGCCCTGGCCCTCGAGGACTGGCTCCTCAAGAACCAGCAGCCCTCCTCCCTGGCCCACCTCGCGGCATTCCTGCGCTCCGCCTATCCCGATTACAAAGAGCGCTCCCGGGTGCGTGCCGAGATCACTCCCAACACGGGGCTCGATAGCACCTTCGTCCGCACGCCCTCGGGTGCGACCCCTCAGCCTTCCGGTCTCACCCGCACCTATCTGACGCCCGAGCGCGGCGCGCTCCCTCCCAGCGACGCGCCCGCGCCGAGTGCCCCTCCGTCTCCTACCGCTCCGCACGCCCCTCACAAGGGGCGCCGACTCGCGCTCTTCGGGGCCTTCGCTCTCATGCTCGCGGGCGGCGCTGTCTTCCTGGCCCGCCCGGGCTCTCCGCCGGTCCCCATGCCTCCCGTCCCACCGGCGGCGGCGGCGGAGCTCCCCACGCTGACGATCGTCTCGCATCCCTCAGAGGTCGAGGTGCGCGTGGGAGGCGACTTCAAAGGCAAGACGCCGCTCACCCTTCCCATCCAGCCGGGCACGCGCGTCGCTCTCACCCTCCAAGCCCCTGGCCTGGAGTCGATCCAGCACACCCACGTGATGGGCGAGTCCGCAGAGCTCAGGTTCACGTTGAACCTCAAGAAGGTCACCGTCACTGTCACCAGCAAGCCCCTGGGTGCCACCGTGCGCCGAGACGGCCAGAGCCTCGGGGAGACGCCAATGAAGCTCGCGCTCACTCCCAACGAGCCGGTGAAGCTCAGCCTCTCCCTCAAGGGCTACACCAGCCAGGACATCGAGTTGGTTCCGCAAGAGGGCGCCACCCGGGAGGTCAAGCTGAACAAGGCCGCCCTCCCGAACAGCACCCCCTTCGGCAAGACGATGGACCAGCGATGA
- a CDS encoding serine hydrolase domain-containing protein, whose translation MHSPALATSVSSLTLCALLAGCASTFSATAPEDDMRREVDSIFSAYASPDSPGASFIVIQNGQEVLRGTYGLAKLESRTPTTSETHYRLASLTKQFTAMAIMLLVEQGKLRYDDRVVDVLPGFPAYLSEVRVRHLLNHTSGIWDYEDFVPSTQTVQVKDRDVLALLSRVDHTYFPPGTAVRYSNSGYAVLALIVEQVSGMSFASFLHDRVFVPSGMHSTVAHEEGISTVPHRAYGYVAEAQGFRPRDQSPTSAVLGDGGIYSSVVELLAWNKALDTHALIPETTQQLAWAPARLPDGSSARYGFGWFIDDDEGRMRLSHHGETSGFTNAIVKYPAQHLTVIVLTNRAGGEPWRLAQQIADLWLGQRTGGGRGPSAAARPWPFETMPNAH comes from the coding sequence ATGCACTCCCCTGCCCTCGCGACCTCCGTATCCAGTCTCACCCTCTGTGCCCTGCTCGCTGGCTGTGCATCCACCTTCAGTGCCACCGCGCCCGAGGATGACATGCGGCGCGAGGTGGACTCGATCTTCAGCGCCTATGCCTCGCCCGACAGCCCCGGGGCCAGTTTCATCGTGATTCAGAACGGGCAGGAGGTCCTCCGCGGCACCTACGGTCTGGCGAAGCTGGAGTCGCGCACACCGACCACGTCAGAGACCCACTACCGCCTGGCCTCGCTCACCAAGCAGTTCACCGCCATGGCGATCATGCTCCTCGTCGAACAGGGCAAGCTCCGCTACGACGACCGTGTCGTGGATGTGCTCCCCGGCTTCCCCGCGTACTTGAGCGAGGTCCGCGTCCGACATCTGCTCAATCACACCTCGGGAATCTGGGACTATGAGGACTTCGTCCCCAGCACCCAGACCGTGCAGGTAAAGGATCGCGATGTCCTCGCCCTCCTCTCCCGCGTGGACCACACCTACTTCCCGCCCGGAACCGCTGTGCGCTACAGCAATTCGGGGTACGCCGTGCTCGCCCTCATCGTCGAGCAGGTCAGCGGGATGTCGTTCGCCTCCTTCCTGCATGACCGCGTCTTCGTTCCCAGCGGCATGCACTCCACTGTCGCCCACGAAGAGGGCATCTCGACGGTGCCTCACCGCGCCTACGGCTACGTCGCCGAAGCCCAGGGCTTCCGTCCTCGGGACCAGAGCCCCACCAGTGCCGTTCTCGGCGATGGAGGGATCTACTCGTCCGTGGTGGAGCTGCTGGCTTGGAACAAGGCCTTGGACACGCACGCGCTGATCCCTGAGACCACTCAGCAGCTCGCTTGGGCTCCCGCTCGGCTTCCGGATGGCTCCTCCGCGCGCTACGGGTTCGGGTGGTTCATCGATGACGACGAGGGCCGTATGCGCCTCTCCCACCACGGTGAGACCTCGGGCTTCACCAACGCGATCGTGAAGTATCCCGCGCAGCACCTCACGGTCATCGTCCTGACGAACCGTGCTGGCGGCGAACCGTGGCGGCTGGCCCAGCAGATCGCGGATCTCTGGCTGGGCCAGCGCACAGGGGGTGGCAGAGGCCCCTCGGCCGCCGCACGCCCTTGGCCGTTCGAGACCATGCCCAACGCGCATTGA
- a CDS encoding DUF697 domain-containing protein — protein MSWLDTLDDIRTRDFSKASVAQRDQAARDVINLCSYASAVVSISPIPLSDVVLMLPIQTGMVMTIGHIYGRKVDKASAKDLILELGATAGVGFLARQGIKALLPIIGALLTVVPAFAANWAMGRVAMEYFKNPNASQEDLEKVFRKAKDEGSSLFSRDAFDKFRKQNEEKIKAVADQGSEEPAEDEEESPKAAPRKSAKKAATKKSVEKKPLGKAAPAKKAAAKKVATKKAAANKAPSKAEAPLTVRTLIERELPRRIETKRELARSIGAVVHLDISGNHGGQWTVDLGAQKQWVKKGLNGTPRVTVRSKDDDFLQIATGQRDPKMAVLMGSLEFDPFDLELAGQVGQLLT, from the coding sequence ATGTCGTGGCTCGATACGCTGGATGACATCCGGACGCGGGACTTCAGCAAGGCATCCGTGGCGCAGAGGGACCAGGCTGCGCGAGATGTCATCAACCTGTGCTCCTATGCCTCTGCGGTGGTCTCCATCTCGCCCATTCCGCTCTCGGATGTAGTGCTGATGCTGCCCATCCAGACCGGCATGGTGATGACGATCGGTCACATCTATGGCCGGAAGGTCGACAAGGCCTCAGCCAAAGATCTCATCCTCGAGCTGGGCGCCACCGCCGGCGTCGGCTTCCTGGCGCGGCAAGGCATCAAGGCCTTGTTGCCCATCATCGGAGCCCTGCTCACGGTGGTCCCCGCCTTCGCCGCCAACTGGGCCATGGGCCGCGTGGCCATGGAGTACTTCAAGAACCCAAACGCCTCTCAGGAAGACCTGGAGAAAGTGTTCCGCAAGGCCAAGGACGAGGGGAGCTCCCTCTTCTCCAGAGACGCCTTCGACAAGTTCCGCAAGCAGAATGAGGAGAAGATCAAAGCCGTGGCGGACCAGGGCTCGGAAGAGCCTGCGGAAGACGAGGAGGAATCCCCCAAGGCCGCGCCACGAAAGTCCGCGAAGAAGGCTGCCACGAAGAAGAGCGTGGAGAAGAAGCCGCTAGGGAAAGCCGCCCCAGCCAAGAAGGCGGCCGCGAAGAAGGTGGCCACAAAGAAGGCGGCCGCGAACAAAGCCCCCTCCAAAGCGGAGGCGCCGCTCACCGTGCGCACGCTGATCGAGCGGGAACTGCCCCGGCGCATCGAGACGAAGCGAGAACTCGCCCGAAGCATTGGGGCGGTGGTCCATCTGGATATCAGTGGCAACCATGGCGGTCAGTGGACCGTGGATCTCGGCGCGCAGAAGCAGTGGGTCAAGAAAGGCTTGAACGGCACGCCTCGGGTGACGGTGCGCAGCAAGGACGACGACTTCCTGCAGATCGCCACCGGACAGAGAGACCCCAAGATGGCCGTCCTCATGGGCTCGCTGGAGTTCGATCCCTTTGACCTGGAGCTGGCTGGACAAGTGGGCCAGTTGCTGACCTGA
- the carB gene encoding carbamoyl-phosphate synthase large subunit has protein sequence MPKRTDIRKVLVIGSGPIVIGQAVEFDYSGTQAIKALRDEGVEVVLLNSNPATVMTDPEFAHRTYIEPITVEAAEKILAAERPDSLLPTMGGQTALNLAKALAEQGILEKYGVRLIGASLEAINKAEDRQLFKAAMQKIGVDLPKSGYAKTIDEALALIEEIGFPSIIRPSFTLGGTGGGIAYNRDEFETICRSGLKASPTSTILVEESVLGWKEYELEVVRDSADNVIIVCSIENLDPMGVHTGDSITVAPAQTLTDREYQRLREASLRIIREIGVDTGGSNIQFGVNPRDGRIVVIEMNPRVSRSSALASKATGYPIAKIAAKLALGYTLDELRNDITRDTPASFEPTIDYVVVKIPRFNFEKFPRADRTLTTSMRSVGEVMAIGRTFSEAYLKALRSMELSRLALEPVELPKEKEEREKVLSEALRIPRPERPWFVSQAFREGFSVEKVHELSAIDPWFLRKIEDLVHRAQALQEFGRLDQIPDEALREAKSFGFSDRYLGQLLGYPEAEVRAHRHARGIRPVYKRVDTCAAEFEAYTPYLYSTYEEEDEAPPTDRQKVLILGSGPIRIGQGIEFDYCCVHAAFALREAGYETVMVNCNPETVSTDYDTSDRLYFEPLTIEDVLEVAQREKPVGAIVQFGGQTPLKLSVPLEKAGLAVLGTSPDAIDRAEDRERFAKLIEKLGLTQPENGVARSHEEAFRIAERIGYPVMVRPSYVLGGRAMETVYDEASLERYMREAVSASPEHPVLIDRFLKEAIEVDLDLVADRTGAVLVGGVLEHIQEAGVHSGDAAATLPPHSLSPDLVERMKDQAIALARELKVVGLMNVQFAIQGKIIYILEVNPRASRTVPFISKATGISLAKLAALCMVGKTLEELGHTQEVEFKHVAVKESVFPFARFAGVDVILGPEMKSTGEVMGLADDYASAFAKSQLAAGVKLPRSGRVFISVKNDDKPAVVDLARRLRALGFELIATAGTHAYLATKGIQAQLVQKVKEGRPNIVDKIVDGAIQLVINTTFGKQEISDSFSIRRESLMHGIPYYTTVQQARMAVGALEALRRSELSVKPLQEYLKLTQRYG, from the coding sequence ATGCCCAAGCGCACTGATATCCGCAAGGTTCTCGTGATCGGCTCTGGGCCGATCGTCATCGGCCAAGCCGTGGAGTTCGACTACTCGGGGACGCAGGCCATCAAAGCGCTCCGTGACGAAGGCGTGGAGGTGGTGCTCCTCAACAGCAACCCCGCCACCGTCATGACGGACCCCGAGTTCGCTCACCGCACCTACATCGAGCCCATCACCGTCGAGGCCGCCGAGAAGATCCTCGCCGCCGAGCGCCCCGACTCGCTGTTGCCCACGATGGGCGGTCAGACAGCCCTCAACCTCGCCAAGGCCCTCGCCGAGCAGGGCATCCTCGAGAAATACGGCGTCCGCTTGATCGGCGCCTCGCTCGAGGCCATCAACAAGGCCGAGGACCGCCAGCTCTTCAAGGCCGCCATGCAGAAGATCGGCGTGGACCTGCCCAAGAGCGGCTACGCCAAGACGATCGACGAGGCCCTCGCCCTCATCGAGGAGATTGGCTTCCCCTCCATCATCCGCCCCTCGTTCACCCTGGGCGGCACCGGTGGCGGCATCGCCTACAACCGCGACGAGTTCGAGACCATCTGCCGCTCCGGCCTCAAGGCCAGCCCTACCTCCACCATCCTCGTCGAGGAGAGCGTGCTCGGCTGGAAAGAGTACGAGCTGGAGGTGGTCCGCGACTCCGCCGACAACGTCATCATCGTCTGCTCCATCGAGAACCTGGACCCCATGGGCGTCCACACGGGCGACTCCATCACCGTCGCCCCCGCGCAGACGCTCACCGATCGCGAGTACCAGCGCCTCCGTGAGGCCTCGCTGCGCATCATCCGCGAGATCGGCGTCGACACCGGCGGCTCCAACATCCAGTTCGGCGTCAACCCGCGCGACGGGCGCATCGTCGTCATCGAGATGAACCCGCGCGTCTCGCGCTCCTCCGCCCTGGCCTCTAAGGCCACCGGCTACCCCATCGCGAAGATCGCCGCCAAGCTGGCCCTGGGCTACACGCTGGACGAGCTGCGCAACGACATCACCCGCGATACCCCCGCCTCGTTCGAGCCCACCATCGACTACGTGGTGGTGAAGATCCCTCGCTTCAACTTCGAGAAGTTCCCCCGCGCCGACCGCACCCTCACCACGAGCATGCGCTCGGTGGGCGAGGTCATGGCCATTGGCCGCACCTTCTCCGAGGCCTACCTGAAGGCCCTGCGCTCCATGGAGCTAAGCAGGCTCGCGCTGGAGCCCGTGGAGTTGCCCAAGGAGAAGGAGGAGCGGGAGAAGGTGCTCAGCGAGGCCCTCCGCATCCCTCGCCCCGAGCGCCCCTGGTTCGTCTCCCAGGCGTTCCGCGAGGGCTTCTCCGTGGAGAAGGTGCACGAGCTCTCCGCCATCGATCCGTGGTTCCTCCGGAAGATCGAGGACCTGGTGCACCGCGCCCAGGCGCTCCAGGAGTTCGGCCGCCTGGATCAGATCCCCGACGAGGCCCTGCGCGAGGCCAAGTCGTTCGGCTTCTCGGACCGGTACCTGGGCCAGCTGCTGGGCTACCCCGAGGCCGAGGTCCGCGCTCACCGCCACGCCCGGGGCATCCGCCCCGTGTACAAGCGCGTGGACACCTGCGCCGCCGAGTTCGAGGCCTACACGCCCTACCTGTACTCCACCTATGAGGAGGAGGACGAGGCGCCGCCCACGGACCGCCAGAAGGTGCTCATCCTGGGCAGTGGCCCCATTCGCATCGGCCAGGGCATCGAGTTCGACTACTGCTGCGTGCACGCCGCCTTCGCCCTGCGCGAGGCCGGGTACGAGACGGTGATGGTCAACTGCAACCCGGAGACGGTGTCCACGGACTACGACACCTCGGATCGCCTGTACTTCGAGCCGCTCACCATCGAGGACGTGCTCGAGGTGGCTCAGCGCGAGAAGCCCGTGGGCGCCATCGTCCAGTTCGGCGGCCAGACGCCGCTCAAGCTGAGCGTGCCGCTGGAGAAGGCCGGGCTGGCGGTGCTGGGCACCTCGCCGGACGCCATCGACCGCGCCGAGGATCGCGAGCGCTTCGCCAAGCTGATCGAGAAGCTCGGGTTGACGCAGCCGGAGAACGGCGTGGCCCGCAGCCACGAGGAGGCCTTCCGGATCGCCGAGCGCATTGGCTACCCGGTCATGGTGCGCCCCAGCTACGTGCTCGGCGGCCGCGCCATGGAGACGGTCTACGACGAGGCCAGCCTGGAGCGCTACATGCGCGAGGCTGTCAGCGCGTCCCCCGAGCATCCGGTCCTCATCGATCGCTTCCTGAAGGAGGCCATCGAGGTGGATCTGGATCTGGTGGCCGACCGCACGGGCGCGGTGCTGGTGGGCGGCGTGCTGGAGCACATCCAGGAGGCCGGCGTGCACTCGGGAGACGCGGCCGCCACGCTGCCGCCGCACTCGCTGTCGCCCGATCTGGTCGAGCGCATGAAGGATCAGGCGATCGCCCTGGCTCGCGAGCTGAAGGTGGTCGGGCTGATGAACGTGCAGTTCGCCATCCAGGGGAAGATCATCTACATCCTCGAGGTGAACCCGCGCGCCAGCCGCACGGTGCCGTTCATCTCGAAGGCCACCGGCATCTCCCTGGCGAAGCTGGCCGCCCTGTGCATGGTGGGCAAGACGCTGGAGGAGCTCGGCCACACGCAGGAGGTCGAGTTCAAGCACGTCGCCGTGAAGGAGTCCGTGTTCCCGTTCGCGCGCTTCGCCGGCGTGGACGTCATCCTCGGGCCCGAGATGAAGTCCACGGGCGAGGTGATGGGGCTGGCCGACGACTACGCCTCCGCGTTCGCCAAGAGCCAGCTCGCCGCCGGGGTGAAGCTGCCGCGCTCCGGCCGGGTGTTCATCTCCGTGAAGAACGACGACAAGCCCGCGGTGGTGGATCTGGCCCGCCGCCTGCGAGCCCTGGGCTTCGAGCTGATCGCCACCGCTGGCACCCACGCCTACCTGGCTACCAAGGGCATCCAGGCCCAGTTGGTGCAGAAGGTGAAGGAGGGCCGCCCCAACATCGTCGACAAGATTGTCGACGGGGCGATCCAGCTCGTGATCAACACCACCTTCGGCAAGCAGGAGATCTCCGACAGCTTCTCCATCCGCCGCGAGTCCCTGATGCACGGCATCCCGTACTACACGACGGTGCAGCAGGCCCGCATGGCGGTGGGCGCCCTGGAGGCCCTGCGGCGCTCGGAGCTGAGCGTCAAGCCGCTCCAAGAGTACCTGAAGCTCACGCAGCGCTACGGCTGA
- a CDS encoding C39 family peptidase, translating to MTRINGSPTPLRLRSTEDSALPPASKPVATAAPAKLTGFSGASGFTGGSSNPWVDGPHGRAPSGAQKLSPNDLGVIPQDQGNTNACGTTSLANVLTHWGQSTTHEQIDKDIRAFDMFSAPDKIVDYANSHGMRAEMKVDASVDDIAKMVDQGVPPIVLMDPDSDKNLNLHYVTVSGYNRDANGKITDLVISDSAGGDRYTMPVEEFQKKWDDLKMKGVGTGLNNVMISVVPNDGRKITGGDGVTRSASDIQLPKSSFWSNLKSSAARGVANLLANVTNGASKVWDGVKTVGNAIADGVKAAGNAIGNAASAVADGAKKLWKSIFG from the coding sequence ATGACCCGGATCAACGGCTCGCCCACCCCCCTGCGCCTGCGCTCCACTGAGGACTCGGCTCTGCCGCCGGCCTCCAAGCCCGTGGCCACGGCAGCCCCCGCGAAGCTGACGGGCTTCTCGGGCGCCTCCGGGTTCACTGGCGGCTCCTCCAATCCCTGGGTGGATGGCCCGCACGGCCGGGCTCCGAGCGGCGCTCAGAAGCTGTCGCCCAACGATCTGGGCGTGATTCCGCAGGACCAGGGCAACACCAACGCGTGTGGCACCACGTCGCTGGCCAATGTGCTGACGCACTGGGGCCAGTCCACCACGCACGAGCAGATCGACAAGGACATCCGCGCCTTCGACATGTTCTCGGCGCCGGACAAGATCGTCGACTACGCGAACTCGCACGGCATGCGCGCGGAGATGAAGGTCGACGCCAGCGTGGATGACATCGCGAAGATGGTCGACCAGGGCGTGCCGCCGATCGTCCTGATGGACCCGGACAGCGACAAGAACCTCAACCTGCACTACGTGACGGTGTCCGGCTACAACCGCGACGCGAACGGGAAGATCACGGATCTGGTGATCTCCGACAGCGCGGGCGGCGACCGCTACACGATGCCGGTGGAGGAGTTCCAGAAGAAGTGGGACGACCTCAAGATGAAGGGCGTCGGCACGGGCCTCAACAACGTGATGATCTCCGTGGTGCCCAACGACGGCCGGAAGATCACCGGTGGCGACGGGGTGACGCGCAGCGCCTCCGACATCCAGCTGCCCAAGTCCAGCTTCTGGAGCAACCTGAAGTCCAGCGCGGCTCGCGGCGTGGCCAACCTGCTGGCGAACGTGACCAACGGCGCCAGCAAGGTCTGGGACGGCGTCAAGACGGTGGGCAACGCCATTGCCGATGGCGTCAAGGCCGCAGGCAACGCCATCGGTAACGCCGCGTCCGCGGTGGCCGATGGCGCCAAGAAGCTCTGGAAGTCGATCTTCGGGTAG